From Streptomyces asiaticus, one genomic window encodes:
- a CDS encoding acyl-CoA synthetase, with protein sequence MTAPLLTSLASPGDDRPDALSIGGRALSREELLGAAGAVAARIAGAPVVAVRATATPETVVAVVGALLAGVPVVPVPPDSGPAERDHILRDSGATLLLTGEAVDAPVETVPVDPTERAAWTKAEPDPESTAFILYTSGTTGAPKGALISRRAVAADLDGLAEAWAWTPDDTLVHGLPLFHVHGLVLGVLGALRTGSRLVHTGKPTPAAYAAANGSLYFGVPTVWNRIVQDPDSARALASARLLVSGSAPLPAPVFRELERLTGQRPIERYGMTETLITLSTRADGERRPGYVGTPLSGIRTRIAAEEGAEIGELQLTGPTLFDGYLNRPEATAGSYTEDGWFRTGDIAAIDPDGFHRIVGRASTDMIKSGGYRIGAGEVENALLDHPAVREAAVVGAPHEDLGQEIVAYVVADGIGEQELIDFVASQLSVHKRPRKVRFLEALPRNAMGKPQKKLLPPA encoded by the coding sequence GTGACCGCACCTCTCCTCACGTCCCTCGCATCGCCCGGCGACGACCGCCCCGACGCGCTGAGCATCGGCGGCCGCGCGCTCTCGCGCGAGGAACTGCTCGGGGCCGCGGGCGCGGTGGCGGCTCGTATCGCCGGTGCGCCGGTCGTCGCGGTCCGGGCGACCGCGACCCCGGAGACGGTGGTCGCGGTGGTCGGCGCGCTGCTGGCCGGGGTGCCGGTGGTGCCCGTACCGCCGGACTCAGGTCCGGCCGAACGCGACCACATACTGCGGGACTCGGGCGCCACCCTGCTGCTCACCGGGGAGGCCGTGGACGCCCCGGTCGAGACCGTCCCGGTGGACCCGACCGAGCGCGCCGCGTGGACGAAGGCGGAGCCGGACCCGGAGTCCACGGCGTTCATCCTCTACACCTCGGGCACCACGGGGGCGCCCAAGGGCGCGCTGATCTCCCGGCGGGCGGTGGCCGCCGACCTGGACGGGCTGGCCGAGGCATGGGCCTGGACGCCGGACGACACCCTGGTCCACGGCCTGCCGCTGTTCCATGTGCACGGCCTGGTCCTCGGCGTCCTCGGCGCACTCCGCACCGGCAGCCGCCTCGTCCACACCGGCAAGCCGACCCCGGCGGCGTACGCGGCGGCGAACGGCAGCCTCTACTTCGGCGTCCCCACCGTCTGGAACCGCATCGTCCAGGACCCGGACTCCGCCCGCGCCCTGGCCTCGGCCCGGCTGCTGGTCTCCGGCAGCGCCCCGCTGCCCGCCCCCGTCTTCCGCGAGCTGGAACGGCTCACCGGCCAGCGCCCCATCGAGCGCTACGGCATGACCGAGACCCTCATCACCCTCAGCACCCGCGCCGACGGCGAGCGCCGCCCTGGCTACGTCGGCACCCCGCTCTCGGGCATCCGCACCCGGATCGCCGCCGAGGAGGGCGCCGAGATCGGCGAGCTCCAGCTGACCGGCCCGACCCTCTTCGACGGCTACCTCAACCGCCCCGAGGCCACGGCCGGTTCGTACACCGAGGACGGCTGGTTCCGCACGGGCGACATCGCCGCCATCGACCCGGACGGCTTCCACCGCATCGTGGGCCGCGCCTCCACCGACATGATCAAGTCCGGCGGCTACCGCATCGGCGCGGGCGAGGTCGAGAACGCCCTGCTGGACCACCCGGCCGTCCGCGAGGCCGCCGTCGTCGGCGCCCCGCACGAGGACCTGGGTCAGGAGATCGTCGCGTATGTCGTGGCCGACGGCATCGGTGAACAGGAGCTGATCGACTTCGTGGCCTCCCAGCTCTCCGTCCACAAGCGCCCCCGCAAGGTGCGCTTCCTGGAGGCCCTGCCCCGCAACGCCATGGGCAAGCCCCAGAAGAAGCTCCTGCCCCCGGCCTGA
- a CDS encoding cystathionine beta-synthase gives MQYYESMIELVGNTPLVKLNTVTEGIRATVLAKVEYFNPGGSVKDRIAVRMIEAAERSGELKPGGTIVEPTSGNTGVGLAMVAQRKGYKCVFVCPDKVSTDKINVLRAYGAEVVVCPTAVDPEHPDSYYNVSDRLVRETPGAWKPDQYSNPNNPLSHYETTGPELWEQTEGKITHFVAGVGTGGTISGTGRYLKEASEGRVQVIGADPEGSVYSGGSGRPYLIEGVGEDFWPTAYDQTVADEIVAVSDKDAFQMTRRLAKEEGLLVGGSCGMAVVGALKVAERLGPDDVVVVLLPDSGRGYLSKIFNDEWMADYGFLEEDGPSVRVGDVLQGKEGGLPSLVHMHPDETVGEAIDVLREYGVSQMPIVKPGAGHPDVMAAEVIGSVVERELLDALFAKRAELTDPLEKHMSPPLPHVGSGEPVEDLMAVLGAADAAIVLVEGKPKGVVSRQDLLAYLANGPK, from the coding sequence GTGCAGTACTACGAATCGATGATTGAGCTGGTCGGCAACACCCCGCTGGTGAAGCTCAACACCGTGACCGAAGGCATCCGGGCGACCGTCCTGGCCAAGGTCGAATACTTCAACCCCGGCGGCTCGGTGAAGGACCGGATCGCGGTCCGGATGATAGAGGCCGCCGAGCGCTCCGGGGAGCTGAAGCCGGGCGGCACCATCGTGGAGCCGACCTCCGGCAACACCGGTGTGGGCCTCGCCATGGTCGCCCAGCGCAAGGGCTACAAGTGCGTCTTCGTCTGCCCGGACAAGGTGTCCACGGACAAGATCAATGTGCTGCGGGCCTACGGCGCCGAGGTCGTGGTCTGCCCCACCGCGGTGGACCCCGAGCACCCCGACTCGTACTACAACGTCTCCGACCGGCTGGTCCGCGAGACGCCGGGCGCCTGGAAGCCCGACCAGTACAGCAACCCGAACAACCCGCTCTCCCACTACGAGACCACCGGCCCCGAGCTGTGGGAGCAGACCGAAGGCAAGATCACCCACTTCGTGGCGGGCGTCGGCACCGGCGGCACGATCTCCGGCACCGGCCGCTATCTGAAGGAGGCCAGCGAGGGCCGGGTCCAGGTGATCGGCGCCGACCCCGAGGGCTCGGTCTACTCCGGCGGCTCCGGCCGCCCGTATCTGATCGAGGGCGTCGGCGAGGACTTCTGGCCGACCGCGTACGACCAGACCGTCGCGGACGAGATCGTCGCCGTCTCCGACAAGGACGCCTTCCAGATGACGCGGCGGCTGGCCAAGGAGGAGGGACTGCTGGTCGGCGGCTCCTGCGGGATGGCCGTGGTGGGCGCGCTGAAGGTCGCCGAGCGGCTCGGCCCGGACGATGTGGTGGTCGTCCTGCTGCCCGACAGCGGCCGCGGCTATCTCTCCAAGATCTTCAACGATGAGTGGATGGCCGACTACGGCTTCCTCGAGGAGGACGGCCCCTCGGTGCGGGTCGGCGATGTGCTCCAGGGCAAGGAGGGCGGGCTGCCCTCGCTGGTCCATATGCACCCGGACGAGACGGTGGGCGAGGCCATCGACGTACTGCGGGAGTACGGCGTCTCGCAGATGCCGATCGTCAAGCCGGGCGCCGGCCACCCGGATGTGATGGCCGCCGAGGTCATCGGCTCGGTGGTGGAACGCGAGCTGCTGGACGCCCTGTTCGCGAAGCGCGCGGAGCTGACCGACCCGCTGGAGAAGCACATGAGCCCGCCGCTGCCGCATGTCGGCTCCGGTGAGCCGGTCGAGGACCTGATGGCGGTGCTGGGCGCGGCGGACGCGGCGATCGTGCTGGTGGAGGGCAAGCCGAAGGGTGTGGTGAGCCGGCAGGACCTGCTGGCGTACCTGGCCAACGGCCCGAAGTGA
- a CDS encoding acetyl-CoA C-acetyltransferase, whose product MPEAVIVSAARSPIGRAFKGSLKDLRPDDLTAEIIQAALAKVPELDPREIDDLMLGCGLPGGEQGHNLGRIVAVQMGMDHLPGCTITRYCSSSLQTSRMALHAIKAGEGDVFISAGVEMVSRSKKGTSDGLPDTHNPLFAEAEARTVARAEQEGSDWHDPREDDLLPDPYIAMGQTAENLARLKGVTREEMDEFGVRSQNLAEEAIKKGFWEREITPVTTPDGTVVSQDDGPRAGTTLEGVQGLKPVFRPDGRITAGNCCPLNDGAAALVIMSDTKARELGVTPLARIVSTGVTGLSPEIMGYGPVEASKQALARAGMSIGDIDLVEINEAFAAQVIPSYRDLGIDLDRLNVNGGAIAVGHPFGMTGARITGTLINSLQFHDKQFGLETMCVGGGQGMAMVIERLS is encoded by the coding sequence ATGCCCGAAGCAGTGATCGTCTCTGCCGCCCGTTCCCCCATCGGCCGCGCCTTCAAGGGCTCGCTCAAGGATCTGAGGCCGGACGACCTCACCGCCGAGATCATCCAGGCCGCGCTCGCCAAGGTCCCCGAGCTCGACCCCCGCGAGATCGACGACCTGATGCTCGGCTGCGGGCTCCCGGGCGGTGAGCAGGGGCACAACCTGGGTCGGATCGTGGCCGTGCAGATGGGGATGGACCACCTCCCCGGCTGTACGATCACCCGCTACTGCTCCTCCTCCCTCCAGACCTCGCGGATGGCGCTGCACGCCATCAAGGCGGGCGAGGGCGACGTCTTCATCTCGGCGGGCGTCGAGATGGTCTCGCGGTCGAAGAAGGGCACCTCGGACGGGCTGCCGGACACCCACAACCCGCTGTTCGCGGAGGCCGAGGCCCGTACGGTCGCGCGCGCCGAGCAGGAGGGCTCCGACTGGCACGACCCGCGCGAGGACGACCTGCTGCCCGACCCGTACATCGCGATGGGCCAGACGGCGGAGAACCTGGCCCGGCTCAAGGGGGTCACCCGCGAGGAGATGGACGAGTTCGGCGTGCGGTCCCAGAACCTCGCCGAGGAGGCCATCAAGAAGGGCTTCTGGGAGCGGGAGATCACCCCGGTGACCACCCCCGACGGCACGGTCGTCAGCCAGGACGACGGCCCCCGCGCGGGCACCACCCTGGAGGGGGTGCAGGGCCTGAAGCCGGTCTTCCGCCCCGACGGCCGGATCACCGCGGGCAACTGCTGCCCGCTCAACGACGGCGCCGCGGCGCTGGTGATCATGTCCGACACCAAGGCGCGGGAGCTGGGCGTGACCCCGCTGGCGCGGATCGTGTCCACCGGCGTCACCGGCCTCTCCCCCGAGATCATGGGCTACGGCCCGGTCGAGGCGTCCAAGCAGGCGCTGGCCCGCGCGGGGATGTCGATCGGCGACATCGACCTGGTGGAGATCAACGAGGCGTTCGCCGCGCAGGTCATCCCGTCCTACCGCGACCTGGGCATCGACCTGGACCGTCTCAACGTCAACGGTGGCGCGATCGCCGTGGGCCACCCCTTCGGCATGACCGGCGCCCGGATCACCGGCACGCTGATCAATTCGCTCCAGTTCCACGACAAGCAGTTCGGCCTGGAGACCATGTGCGTCGGCGGCGGCCAGGGCATGGCCATGGTCATCGAGCGCCTGAGCTAG
- a CDS encoding ABC transporter ATP-binding protein: MTTMPLGVQTTAHSAAAAARATDLSKVYGEGETQVIALDSVSVEFRQAEFTAIMGPSGSGKSTLMHCMAGLDTISSGSARIGDVELTTLKDKKLTQLRRDKIGFIFQAFNLLPTLNALENITLPMDIAGRKADQAWLDQVVATVGLAGRLKHRPNQLSGGQQQRVAVARALAGQPEIIFADEPTGNLDSRSGAEVLGFLRNSVRELGQTIVMVTHDPVAASYSDRVVFLADGRIVDELRNPTADSVLDRMKRFDAKGRTS, encoded by the coding sequence GTGACCACCATGCCCCTCGGCGTCCAAACCACCGCCCACTCCGCCGCGGCAGCCGCCCGCGCCACGGACCTGAGCAAGGTCTACGGCGAGGGCGAGACCCAGGTAATCGCCCTGGACTCGGTCTCCGTCGAGTTCCGCCAGGCGGAGTTCACCGCGATCATGGGCCCCTCCGGCTCCGGCAAGTCCACGCTGATGCACTGCATGGCGGGTCTCGACACCATCTCCAGCGGCTCGGCCCGGATCGGCGACGTCGAACTGACCACGCTCAAGGACAAGAAGCTCACCCAGCTGCGCCGCGACAAGATCGGCTTCATCTTCCAGGCATTCAACCTGCTGCCGACGCTGAACGCGCTGGAGAACATCACCCTCCCGATGGACATCGCGGGCCGCAAGGCCGACCAGGCGTGGCTGGACCAGGTGGTGGCCACGGTCGGTCTGGCCGGCCGGCTCAAGCACCGCCCCAACCAGCTGTCGGGTGGTCAGCAGCAGCGCGTCGCCGTGGCCCGCGCCCTGGCCGGCCAGCCGGAGATCATCTTCGCCGACGAGCCGACCGGCAACCTGGACTCCCGCTCCGGCGCCGAGGTCCTGGGCTTCCTCCGCAACTCGGTGCGTGAGCTGGGCCAGACGATCGTGATGGTGACCCATGACCCGGTCGCCGCGTCCTACTCCGATCGGGTGGTCTTCCTCGCCGACGGCCGGATCGTGGACGAGCTGCGGAACCCCACCGCCGACTCGGTACTGGACCGCATGAAGCGCTTCGACGCCAAGGGCCGTACGAGCTGA
- a CDS encoding DUF4287 domain-containing protein — protein MSQIFSDETHRNLLSRIPQCTGREVADWLRTVDEGPAFFRFEEKVSWLRGEHQLAYGHAKAIIHEHDLRRAARKLL, from the coding sequence ATGTCCCAAATCTTCTCCGACGAGACTCACCGGAACCTACTCTCCCGCATCCCCCAGTGCACGGGCCGTGAAGTCGCAGACTGGCTGCGCACGGTCGACGAGGGCCCCGCTTTCTTCCGATTCGAGGAGAAGGTCAGCTGGCTGCGCGGCGAGCACCAGCTCGCCTACGGCCATGCGAAGGCCATCATCCATGAACACGACTTGAGGCGCGCGGCCCGCAAGCTGCTGTAG
- a CDS encoding ABC transporter permease: MLRTALRNVLAHKARLLMTVLAVMLGVAFVAGTLVFTNTISDAYQKSSQKGFKGVDVAITPDKKDDDSANPGDAPRLSQRLLDQASKAPGATSAFGVVKGSSALADKKGDLLGSGFPNLGGNYYPGSGGKDPRYNMTEGRAPKAAGEIALDSRTAERGHYKAGDSIRVSVDGPVRTEKVVGVFTTDDGNVAAGGTLALYDTATAQKLFGKPGQFDEIDVKADAGTSQSTLKSSIDKILPEQAKATTAKKLAKDQAKAIEEGMSSMQTAMLVFAGIALFVGIFIIVNTFSMLVAQRTRELALMRAVGATRRQVTRSVLIEATVVGAVAAVVGLAAGVGIGAVLRSVLNSTGAKVPDGPLIIAPTTVLASVVVGVVVTVLSAWLPGRRAAKIPPVAAMNSVHAAPTTRGLVLRNTIGSILAAAGAALVVAGAGMGGDGQGPMAFGAAVLVIGIFVLTPLLSRPLIAAAGPVLRIFGMPGKLARQNAVRNPRRTAATASALMVGLTLITGMTVIAGSMQKGIDKMAADGLKSDYVVSMGGGGGTGGRPLSPEVSKTLAKLPEVTTISPLRSSPARIAGDSDSLTGVDPKAIKDLVKVDFTEGSFAALGGTKALIDDKIADEHHWKVGSTIPVTYEDGRSGKLTVGGVFEGNQMIRGVMVDSATVTPHMTTVADFQVMLKTKGGATENNKDLLKKTLGENPAIKIQNKQDTSDEIASAFTLMLNMLYGLLAMAVIVAVLGVINTLAMSVFERSKEIGMLRAIGLDRGGVKRMVRLESLVISLFGGVLGLGLGVFFGWAAGELIATELPSYELVLPWARMGLFLLMAALVGVIAALWPARRAAKLNVLAAIKAE; the protein is encoded by the coding sequence ATGCTCCGTACAGCCCTGCGCAATGTGCTTGCGCACAAGGCCCGGTTGCTGATGACCGTGCTCGCCGTGATGCTCGGCGTGGCCTTCGTCGCCGGCACCCTGGTCTTCACCAACACCATCTCCGACGCCTACCAGAAGAGCTCCCAGAAGGGCTTCAAGGGCGTCGACGTCGCCATCACGCCCGACAAGAAGGACGACGACTCCGCCAACCCCGGTGACGCGCCCCGGCTGAGCCAGCGGCTGCTGGACCAGGCGTCCAAGGCGCCCGGCGCCACCTCCGCCTTCGGTGTGGTGAAGGGCTCCTCCGCCCTCGCCGACAAGAAGGGCGACCTGCTCGGCAGCGGCTTCCCCAACCTCGGCGGCAACTACTACCCGGGCTCGGGCGGCAAGGACCCCCGGTACAACATGACCGAGGGCCGCGCCCCCAAGGCCGCGGGTGAGATCGCGCTCGACTCCAGGACCGCCGAGCGCGGCCACTACAAGGCCGGGGACTCCATCCGGGTCTCCGTCGACGGCCCGGTGCGCACCGAGAAGGTCGTCGGCGTCTTCACCACCGACGACGGCAATGTCGCTGCGGGCGGCACCCTCGCGCTGTATGACACGGCCACCGCGCAGAAGCTGTTCGGCAAGCCCGGGCAGTTCGACGAGATCGATGTGAAGGCCGACGCGGGCACCTCGCAGTCCACCCTGAAGTCGTCGATCGACAAGATCCTGCCCGAGCAGGCCAAGGCCACCACCGCCAAGAAGCTCGCCAAGGACCAGGCCAAGGCGATCGAAGAGGGCATGAGCAGCATGCAGACCGCGATGCTGGTGTTCGCCGGTATCGCGCTCTTCGTCGGCATCTTCATCATCGTCAACACCTTCTCCATGCTGGTCGCCCAGCGCACCAGGGAGCTCGCCCTGATGCGCGCGGTGGGTGCGACCCGCCGTCAGGTCACCCGCTCGGTGCTGATCGAGGCCACCGTCGTGGGCGCCGTCGCGGCCGTGGTGGGTCTCGCCGCCGGTGTCGGCATCGGCGCCGTACTGCGCTCGGTGCTCAACTCCACCGGGGCCAAGGTCCCGGACGGTCCGCTGATCATCGCGCCGACCACGGTGCTGGCCTCGGTGGTCGTGGGTGTCGTGGTGACCGTCCTCTCCGCCTGGCTGCCCGGCCGCCGCGCCGCCAAGATCCCGCCGGTCGCCGCGATGAACAGCGTGCACGCCGCGCCGACCACCCGCGGTCTGGTGCTGCGCAACACCATCGGCTCGATCCTCGCCGCGGCCGGTGCCGCGCTGGTGGTCGCCGGTGCGGGCATGGGCGGCGACGGCCAGGGCCCGATGGCGTTCGGCGCGGCCGTCCTGGTGATCGGCATCTTCGTGCTCACCCCGCTGCTGTCCCGGCCGCTGATCGCGGCCGCCGGCCCGGTGCTGCGGATCTTCGGGATGCCCGGCAAGCTGGCCCGGCAGAACGCGGTGCGCAACCCGCGCCGCACCGCCGCAACCGCCTCCGCCCTGATGGTGGGTCTCACTTTGATCACCGGTATGACGGTGATCGCTGGATCCATGCAGAAGGGGATCGACAAGATGGCGGCCGACGGGCTGAAGTCCGACTACGTCGTCAGCATGGGCGGGGGCGGCGGGACCGGCGGGCGGCCGCTGTCGCCCGAGGTGTCCAAGACCCTGGCGAAACTGCCCGAGGTCACCACGATCAGCCCGCTGCGCTCCTCCCCGGCCCGGATCGCCGGCGACTCCGACTCCCTGACGGGCGTCGACCCGAAGGCCATCAAGGACCTGGTGAAGGTGGACTTCACCGAGGGCTCGTTCGCCGCGCTCGGGGGCACCAAGGCCCTCATCGACGACAAGATCGCCGATGAGCACCACTGGAAGGTCGGCTCCACCATCCCGGTGACCTACGAGGACGGCCGCAGCGGCAAGCTGACCGTGGGCGGTGTCTTCGAGGGCAACCAGATGATCCGCGGCGTCATGGTCGACAGCGCCACGGTCACCCCGCACATGACCACCGTCGCGGACTTCCAGGTGATGCTGAAGACCAAGGGCGGCGCCACGGAGAACAACAAGGACCTGCTGAAGAAGACGCTCGGCGAGAACCCGGCGATCAAGATCCAGAACAAGCAGGACACCTCGGACGAGATCGCCAGCGCCTTCACCCTGATGCTGAACATGCTCTACGGGCTGCTCGCCATGGCCGTGATCGTCGCCGTGCTCGGTGTCATCAACACCCTGGCGATGTCGGTCTTCGAGCGGTCCAAGGAGATCGGCATGCTGCGGGCGATCGGCCTGGACCGGGGCGGCGTCAAGCGGATGGTGCGGCTGGAGTCGCTGGTCATCTCGCTCTTCGGCGGGGTGCTCGGCCTCGGGCTCGGCGTCTTCTTCGGCTGGGCGGCCGGTGAGCTGATCGCCACCGAGCTGCCGAGCTACGAGCTGGTGCTTCCGTGGGCCCGGATGGGGCTGTTCCTGCTGATGGCCGCCCTCGTGGGCGTCATCGCGGCGCTGTGGCCGGCCCGGCGGGCCGCCAAGCTCAACGTGCTGGCCGCCATCAAGGCCGAGTAG
- a CDS encoding Bax inhibitor-1/YccA family protein translates to MRSSNPVFSRRGFSRSGGYAGFGAAPQAGSPAAGQANPYAGGTPYAQTQAPTNPYAAGDQQNLTPEQLQQMYGAPPAGPLQTGRMTMDDVVMRTGMTLGTVIVAAAAAWIAQLPVGVGFGAALVAMVLGLVQSFKRTASPALIMGYALFEGLFLGVISQVYNERWSGIPMQAVLGTMAVFVGVLVAYKTRLIRVNARFQRFVLAAAIGFILLMAVNLLFAAIGGGDGLGFRSGGLGIVFGLVGVVLGAAFLAMDFKQVEDGVRYGAPREESWLAAFGLTLSLVWIYLELLRLISIFRD, encoded by the coding sequence ATGAGGAGCAGCAACCCGGTCTTCTCGCGACGGGGGTTCAGCCGCAGCGGCGGCTACGCCGGTTTCGGCGCGGCGCCGCAGGCCGGGAGCCCCGCCGCCGGTCAGGCCAATCCGTACGCGGGCGGTACCCCGTACGCGCAGACACAGGCGCCCACGAACCCCTACGCGGCGGGCGACCAGCAGAATCTGACCCCCGAACAGCTCCAGCAGATGTACGGCGCGCCGCCGGCGGGCCCGCTTCAGACCGGCCGGATGACGATGGACGACGTCGTCATGCGCACCGGTATGACCCTCGGTACCGTCATCGTCGCCGCCGCGGCCGCGTGGATCGCGCAGCTTCCGGTGGGCGTGGGCTTCGGCGCCGCGCTCGTGGCGATGGTGCTCGGCCTCGTCCAGTCGTTCAAGCGCACGGCCTCGCCCGCGCTGATCATGGGTTACGCCCTCTTCGAGGGCCTCTTCCTCGGCGTTATCAGCCAGGTGTACAACGAGCGCTGGTCCGGCATCCCGATGCAGGCCGTGCTCGGCACGATGGCCGTGTTCGTCGGTGTGCTCGTCGCGTACAAGACCCGCCTCATCCGGGTGAACGCGCGATTCCAGCGCTTTGTGCTCGCCGCCGCCATCGGGTTCATCCTGCTGATGGCGGTCAACCTGCTGTTTGCCGCCATCGGCGGCGGGGACGGCCTCGGCTTCCGCAGCGGTGGCCTCGGCATCGTCTTCGGCCTCGTCGGCGTCGTGCTCGGCGCGGCGTTCCTGGCGATGGACTTCAAGCAGGTCGAGGACGGTGTCCGGTACGGCGCTCCGCGCGAGGAGTCCTGGCTGGCCGCCTTCGGGCTGACGCTCTCGCTGGTGTGGATCTACCTGGAGCTGCTCCGGCTGATCTCGATCTTCAGGGACTAG
- a CDS encoding tetratricopeptide repeat protein translates to MREGYWLLEPGRARQANGAFDAALVSFQRAASLQRRLGDRAWQARAREARAWDGAGETYRRLGRPGEAADFYRRAAATHRELDDLWHTALSLDGLAGALREADEADGAEEARRHWAAALSALASSDDPRAAGARERIVAALR, encoded by the coding sequence ATGCGGGAGGGGTACTGGCTGCTGGAGCCGGGCCGGGCGCGGCAGGCCAACGGTGCGTTCGACGCCGCCCTGGTCTCGTTCCAGCGGGCCGCCTCCCTCCAGCGACGCCTCGGCGACCGGGCGTGGCAGGCGCGGGCGCGGGAGGCGCGGGCGTGGGACGGCGCGGGGGAGACGTACCGGCGGCTTGGGCGGCCCGGCGAGGCGGCCGATTTCTACCGCCGCGCCGCGGCGACCCACCGGGAGTTGGACGACCTGTGGCACACGGCGCTCTCCCTCGACGGTCTCGCCGGTGCGCTGCGAGAGGCCGATGAGGCTGACGGGGCCGAGGAGGCGCGGCGGCACTGGGCCGCGGCCCTGAGCGCGCTGGCCTCCTCCGACGACCCCCGGGCAGCCGGGGCGCGGGAGCGCATCGTCGCCGCCCTGAGATGA
- a CDS encoding SGNH/GDSL hydrolase family protein: MSMSRARVARRIAAAAAYGGGGIGLLGGVTAVLLLTEVSHAKRVVGGSDDPPPRADGRYGFAFARRTGQSPLRLAFLGDSTAAGQGVHRPSQTPGALLASGLAAVAERPVDLRNVALPGAQSSDLERQVTLVLEDPDLLPDVCVIMIGANDVTRRMPPAKSVRLLSDAVRRLRDSGCEVIVGTCPDLGTIEPVYQPLRWIARRLSRQLAAAQTIGVVEQGGRTVSLGDLLGPEFAANPRELFGPDNYHPSAEGYATAAMAVLPTLCDSLGLWPEEAPETLDEGILPVATAAAEAAAEGGTEVTAARGPWARLLRRQGPATKEPAAVSGSPDAPSPTSPPPSGC, from the coding sequence ATGTCGATGTCGAGGGCGAGGGTGGCGCGGCGGATCGCCGCCGCGGCGGCGTACGGGGGCGGCGGGATCGGGCTGCTGGGCGGGGTGACCGCCGTGCTGTTGCTCACTGAGGTGTCCCATGCGAAGCGGGTCGTGGGCGGGTCGGACGACCCGCCTCCGCGCGCGGACGGGCGATATGGCTTCGCCTTCGCCCGCAGGACCGGCCAGTCACCCTTGCGGCTGGCCTTTCTCGGCGACTCCACGGCCGCCGGGCAGGGCGTCCACCGCCCTAGTCAGACACCGGGCGCGCTGCTCGCCTCGGGGCTGGCGGCGGTCGCGGAGCGCCCGGTGGACCTGCGGAACGTGGCGCTGCCGGGGGCACAGTCCAGCGACCTGGAGCGCCAGGTCACGCTGGTGCTGGAGGATCCGGACCTGCTCCCCGACGTATGCGTGATCATGATCGGCGCCAATGACGTCACCCGTCGGATGCCGCCCGCCAAATCGGTGCGGCTGCTGTCGGACGCGGTGCGCAGACTGCGCGACAGCGGTTGCGAGGTGATCGTGGGCACCTGTCCCGACCTCGGCACGATCGAGCCCGTCTATCAGCCGCTGCGCTGGATCGCGCGGCGGCTGAGCCGACAGCTGGCCGCCGCGCAGACGATCGGGGTGGTCGAGCAGGGCGGGCGCACGGTCTCGCTGGGCGATCTGCTGGGCCCGGAGTTCGCGGCGAATCCGCGGGAGCTCTTCGGCCCGGACAACTACCACCCCTCGGCGGAGGGGTACGCCACGGCCGCGATGGCCGTCCTGCCGACCCTGTGCGACTCGCTGGGCCTGTGGCCCGAGGAGGCGCCGGAGACGCTCGACGAGGGCATCCTGCCGGTCGCCACGGCGGCGGCCGAGGCGGCCGCGGAGGGCGGCACGGAGGTCACCGCGGCCCGCGGCCCCTGGGCCCGTCTGCTGCGCCGCCAGGGCCCCGCCACGAAGGAGCCCGCGGCCGTCTCCGGCTCCCCCGACGCACCGTCCCCGACGTCCCCGCCCCCTTCGGGCTGCTGA